The proteins below come from a single Simkaniaceae bacterium genomic window:
- a CDS encoding NTP transferase domain-containing protein translates to MKVVILAGGKGRRLWPISTRDFPKTLHSLGAQNPLVIETIQRFQNLSIGAEIYVQTGPDISLQMRQLLDEYGYQTIPLIIEPFSKNTAFAVTFALKELKKSFGLCEREPILFSPSDHQFESDDPLIHAILNIKKDFDSGWIYLFGLQPTSPKVEYGYIEVGERCENGRYKISHFHEKPHLNEASKYALSRRHYWNSGLFCTTFETLQNECERHAPDFKHYLENTYEAELLPSLSFDHLILEKSMQLRMIPIDTEWCDIGSFDAIYERCKKDGDDNVCIGNIQSQNSHRNLIISKSKPIKIIDVDDLIVAESSEGICIMKRGSSQKNQNLSET, encoded by the coding sequence ATGAAAGTTGTGATCTTAGCCGGCGGAAAGGGGAGAAGGCTTTGGCCAATTTCCACTAGAGATTTCCCTAAAACACTTCATTCGTTAGGGGCTCAAAATCCATTGGTCATTGAGACAATTCAAAGGTTTCAAAACTTGTCAATAGGGGCTGAAATTTACGTGCAAACAGGCCCGGATATTTCATTGCAAATGAGGCAATTACTCGATGAATATGGATATCAAACCATTCCATTGATTATAGAGCCCTTTTCTAAAAATACCGCTTTTGCTGTTACGTTTGCGCTCAAAGAACTAAAAAAATCTTTTGGGCTTTGTGAAAGAGAGCCTATTCTTTTTTCCCCCTCCGATCATCAATTTGAATCGGATGATCCTTTAATTCATGCAATTTTAAATATAAAAAAAGATTTTGATTCCGGGTGGATTTATCTATTTGGGCTACAACCCACATCACCCAAAGTGGAATATGGCTATATAGAAGTGGGGGAAAGATGCGAAAATGGGAGGTATAAGATCTCTCATTTTCATGAAAAACCACATTTAAATGAAGCTTCGAAATATGCCCTATCTCGTCGCCATTATTGGAATTCGGGCCTATTTTGCACTACTTTTGAAACACTACAAAATGAATGTGAAAGGCATGCGCCTGATTTCAAACATTACTTGGAAAATACATATGAAGCAGAATTATTGCCCAGCCTTTCTTTCGATCATTTAATTTTGGAGAAGAGTATGCAATTAAGAATGATTCCAATTGATACGGAGTGGTGTGATATCGGATCATTTGATGCAATTTATGAAAGATGCAAAAAAGATGGGGATGATAATGTTTGCATCGGAAATATTCAATCTCAGAATTCTCATCGGAATCTCATCATTTCAAAATCAAAGCCTATTAAGATCATCGATGTCGATGATCTCATTGTAGCTGAATCTTCGGAGGGAATATGTATTATGAAGAGGGGGTCTTCACAAAAAAATCAAAATTTAAGCGAGACATGA